One segment of Cloacibacillus sp. DNA contains the following:
- the whiA gene encoding DNA-binding protein WhiA, translating into MIEGLNHTIWDEWSGLAAADPVCDEIAGIIDGLSYNVEGDDYYFTSSRLFAVRRLMRLWSDSKWKESEGENAGIRLIHTQQKGRIVFALRKRTALEIFSVTQSMSKRTRNWSWVRGLFGSCGALYIPKAGYYLVLRPPSGNGSAERIRAILKSCGFTVGLRKKLGGQELMLRDQQQIVTLLSRIGLVKTALSLEETAIYRSMRNHANKLVNCDAANINKSLEAARSQMKLIRQMEDMGMVDELPAPLRELIYARKRNPSISLKELGQNLPRPISKSTVEYRWRKLEAMLKKQSKGDEANVLRKGRR; encoded by the coding sequence GTGATAGAGGGGCTTAACCATACAATATGGGACGAATGGAGCGGACTTGCGGCCGCAGACCCAGTCTGTGACGAAATAGCTGGAATAATTGACGGGCTGAGCTATAATGTAGAGGGTGACGATTATTACTTCACCTCGTCGAGGCTCTTCGCCGTGCGCAGGCTCATGCGTCTTTGGAGCGACTCGAAATGGAAGGAAAGCGAAGGGGAGAACGCCGGCATCCGGCTTATCCATACGCAGCAGAAGGGGCGCATAGTATTTGCGCTCAGAAAACGCACCGCGCTTGAGATATTTTCCGTCACTCAGTCGATGTCCAAGCGCACAAGAAACTGGAGCTGGGTCCGCGGCCTTTTCGGAAGCTGCGGCGCGCTGTATATCCCAAAGGCCGGCTACTATCTCGTGCTGAGGCCGCCTTCGGGCAACGGTTCTGCCGAGAGGATACGCGCGATTTTAAAATCCTGCGGCTTCACGGTGGGGCTTAGGAAAAAGCTTGGCGGTCAGGAGCTGATGCTGCGCGACCAGCAGCAGATAGTGACTCTGCTTTCGCGCATAGGGCTCGTCAAGACGGCTCTTTCGCTTGAAGAGACGGCCATATACCGCTCCATGCGCAACCACGCGAACAAGCTGGTCAACTGCGACGCGGCCAATATCAACAAAAGCCTCGAAGCTGCGCGCAGCCAGATGAAGCTTATACGCCAGATGGAGGACATGGGCATGGTCGACGAGCTCCCAGCTCCGCTTAGGGAACTTATATACGCGCGCAAAAGAAATCCGAGCATATCTTTAAAAGAACTTGGGCAAAATTTACCGCGACCAATTAGCAAAAGTACGGTAGAATATAGGTGGCGGAAGTTAGAAGCAATGCTAAAAAAGCAATCAAAGGGGGATGAAGCCAATGTACTTAGGAAAGGCAGACGTTAA
- a CDS encoding YvcK family protein, which translates to MVNAAGVVVVFIAAFLLGGAAVYFSAKRKFRVKIKQSARRKIMTNAMEYRLSMGPHVVAVGGGTGLSTLLGGLKGFTRNITAVVAVTDEGGSSGRLRQEWGVLPPGDIRNCIVALAENDSSLNSLLNFRFDRGELKGHSLGNLILLATTEMMGDFQRAVEELNKMLAIRGQVLPVTTENVTLKGETDDGRRLSGELEISDNGSHLAKLWIEPSNAEPLDGVKRAFEEAEIIVLGPGSLFTSVLPNLLLSSMTQMMRDSNVPVVYIANLMTQPKETEGMNIVAHVDWIAGILGTVPNYVLANQSAIPEEFLSRYSKIGAEPLYLSAKEEAYLESLGVTVVYGDYCEIKNGKYLRHNAQHLSETILELVRENKKN; encoded by the coding sequence ATGGTGAACGCGGCGGGAGTGGTCGTCGTCTTCATAGCTGCGTTTCTGCTCGGAGGCGCCGCCGTTTATTTTTCGGCGAAGCGCAAGTTTCGCGTGAAGATAAAACAGTCCGCGCGCAGGAAGATAATGACTAACGCGATGGAGTACCGGCTCTCTATGGGGCCGCACGTCGTAGCCGTAGGTGGAGGCACCGGCCTTTCGACGCTGCTTGGCGGCCTTAAGGGCTTTACGCGCAATATAACGGCGGTGGTTGCGGTGACGGACGAGGGCGGAAGCTCAGGCAGGCTTCGTCAGGAGTGGGGCGTCCTGCCCCCCGGCGACATACGCAACTGCATCGTGGCGCTTGCCGAAAACGACAGCTCTTTGAACAGCCTGCTCAATTTCAGATTCGACCGAGGAGAGCTGAAAGGCCACAGCCTCGGCAACCTCATCCTGCTTGCCACCACTGAGATGATGGGAGATTTTCAGCGCGCGGTGGAGGAGCTCAATAAAATGCTCGCCATCCGCGGGCAGGTGCTGCCAGTCACGACGGAGAACGTCACGCTCAAAGGCGAGACGGATGACGGCCGCAGGCTTTCTGGAGAGCTTGAAATTTCGGACAACGGCAGCCATCTTGCGAAATTATGGATAGAGCCGTCAAACGCGGAGCCGCTTGACGGAGTAAAACGCGCCTTTGAAGAGGCGGAGATAATAGTGCTGGGGCCGGGCAGCCTCTTTACAAGCGTGCTCCCGAACCTGCTTTTGAGCAGCATGACGCAGATGATGCGCGATTCAAACGTTCCCGTCGTCTATATAGCGAACCTCATGACGCAGCCCAAGGAGACGGAGGGCATGAACATTGTTGCGCATGTGGACTGGATAGCCGGCATTCTGGGCACGGTGCCTAACTACGTGCTGGCGAACCAGTCGGCGATACCGGAGGAGTTCCTTTCGAGATACAGCAAAATAGGGGCCGAGCCTTTGTATCTTTCCGCTAAGGAAGAGGCCTATCTTGAATCGCTTGGCGTGACGGTGGTCTACGGTGATTACTGTGAGATCAAAAACGGCAAATATCTGCGTCACAACGCGCAGCATCTTTCAGAGACCATTCTGGAGCTGGTGCGCGAGAATAAGAAGAATTGA
- the rapZ gene encoding RNase adapter RapZ, translating to MVSLENKKEIKRCIIITGMSGAGKSSALNIFEDQGFYSIDNLPPTLLPQLLDVLENHQAAIRCGVAAVVDVRGKELMDDLENVVARLRKNGRHVEILFVDASDETLVRRFEATRRRHPLADCSTILQGIEKERALLKEVIKNSDIMLDTSELKLPDFKTRLLDAAGMSVEEPAVIVSSFGFKYGVPQDADYIFDVRFLPNPNYVDELHMLSGRDAPVQDFLSACPALDEFLSKAAPLLEFVSSVYSETGKKQLHICIGCTGGRHRSVAVAERIGARLTQAGRRVKVQHRDIDKGNIW from the coding sequence ATGGTCAGTTTGGAAAACAAGAAAGAGATAAAACGCTGTATTATCATTACAGGCATGTCAGGCGCGGGGAAATCCTCCGCGTTGAATATCTTTGAGGATCAAGGCTTTTATTCGATAGACAATTTGCCCCCGACGCTGCTTCCGCAGCTGCTTGACGTGCTGGAGAACCACCAGGCGGCCATTCGCTGCGGCGTAGCGGCCGTTGTAGACGTGCGCGGCAAAGAGCTGATGGACGACCTTGAAAACGTAGTGGCGCGTCTTCGCAAAAACGGCAGGCACGTCGAGATACTTTTCGTCGACGCCTCCGACGAGACGCTGGTGCGGCGTTTTGAAGCGACCCGCCGCCGCCATCCTCTGGCCGACTGTTCCACCATCCTTCAGGGAATAGAAAAAGAGCGCGCTCTGCTCAAAGAAGTTATAAAAAATTCAGACATCATGCTGGATACATCGGAATTAAAACTGCCCGATTTTAAGACGCGTCTGCTTGACGCGGCAGGCATGTCCGTGGAGGAGCCGGCCGTCATCGTAAGCTCCTTCGGCTTTAAATACGGCGTGCCGCAGGACGCGGATTACATTTTTGACGTGCGCTTTCTTCCAAACCCCAATTACGTAGACGAACTGCACATGCTCTCGGGGCGCGACGCGCCAGTGCAGGATTTTCTTTCGGCGTGCCCCGCGCTTGACGAGTTTCTTTCCAAGGCGGCGCCGCTGCTTGAATTTGTCTCTTCGGTCTACAGCGAAACTGGTAAAAAACAGCTCCATATCTGCATTGGCTGCACAGGCGGCCGTCATCGCTCCGTCGCAGTCGCGGAGCGCATAGGCGCGCGCCTGACGCAGGCGGGCCGCCGCGTAAAGGTACAGCACCGCGACATAGATAAAGGAAATATATGGTGA
- a CDS encoding double-cubane-cluster-containing anaerobic reductase gives MYNDIDKNLNEMRDAIHNAPLEVKALKEAGVPIIGTYCTFTPWELINAAGGVSVSLCSTSDKPIAAAEKHLPRNLCPLIKASYGFALTDSCPYFHFCDMVVGETTCDGKKKMYELLANLRETHVMQLPQCKDHPLSFELWRHEITALKKHLEMRFGTEITDEKLARSIALRNSIHATAMRVYDLATLPEPIVTGKEIMLISDYLKFSFNYETSIAKVNELVDKLLANYIDGQRRQDMAAHRILITGCPMGKSLEKIVDAIESPECGAIVVGFENCGNLKCSHFPVRTDISPIDAITEKYLSIPCSVMSPNYGRKELLKHYIDKYRANGVIDVILQACHTYNVESHSIRQLLAEEGVPYLAVETDYSQSDTGQLSTRFGAFSEML, from the coding sequence ATGTACAATGATATAGACAAGAATTTAAATGAAATGCGCGACGCAATTCACAACGCGCCTCTTGAAGTAAAGGCGCTAAAAGAAGCGGGAGTTCCTATCATAGGAACATACTGTACCTTCACTCCATGGGAATTAATAAACGCAGCCGGGGGCGTCTCCGTCTCACTTTGCAGCACAAGCGACAAGCCGATAGCCGCTGCGGAAAAGCACCTCCCGCGCAATTTATGCCCGCTCATAAAGGCAAGCTACGGCTTCGCGCTCACAGACAGCTGCCCATATTTTCATTTCTGCGATATGGTCGTCGGAGAAACTACCTGCGACGGCAAGAAAAAAATGTATGAATTACTGGCAAACCTCCGCGAGACGCATGTGATGCAGCTGCCGCAGTGCAAAGATCACCCGTTGAGTTTTGAACTATGGCGCCATGAGATAACAGCCCTTAAGAAACATCTTGAAATGCGCTTCGGCACGGAGATAACCGACGAAAAGCTGGCGAGATCTATCGCGCTGCGCAATTCCATACATGCCACGGCTATGCGCGTCTACGACTTAGCGACACTTCCTGAACCAATTGTCACAGGAAAAGAAATCATGCTGATCTCAGACTACCTGAAATTTTCATTTAATTACGAAACAAGCATCGCTAAGGTCAACGAACTTGTTGACAAACTGCTTGCCAACTATATAGATGGACAGCGGCGACAGGATATGGCGGCGCACCGAATACTGATAACCGGATGTCCGATGGGTAAATCTCTTGAGAAAATTGTAGACGCCATTGAATCTCCAGAATGTGGGGCCATTGTTGTAGGGTTTGAAAACTGCGGCAATCTGAAATGTTCGCACTTTCCAGTCCGCACCGACATTTCCCCCATCGACGCGATTACTGAAAAATATCTCTCGATCCCATGCTCCGTCATGTCGCCTAACTACGGCCGCAAAGAACTACTAAAGCACTACATCGACAAATACAGGGCGAACGGCGTCATTGACGTCATTTTGCAGGCCTGTCACACCTACAATGTCGAATCACACTCAATAAGACAGCTCTTAGCGGAGGAAGGCGTGCCCTATCTGGCGGTCGAAACCGATTATTCTCAAAGCGATACAGGTCAGCTTTCTACAAGATTCGGCGCCTTTTCGGAGATGCTCTAA
- a CDS encoding acyl-CoA dehydratase activase, with protein sequence MACIGIDIGSTATKGVLWNGRSFSFYITPTGWTPNESAKKAVAKIQKRGRIMQNDGLFITATGYGRNVFQADKRVTEITCHAAGAHYLLPEATTVLDIGGQDSKVISLGPDGKVTDFLMNDKCAAGTGRFLQNMAVHLGYTLSDFCCITESAAAHPINNMCAVFAESEVIGLISQGVSKEAICLGLLDSVAQRAVNLLSRLSEHGDICFSGGCAQNELLRKLIEKKTKRRVVTPDRAQFVGAIGAALIGAGL encoded by the coding sequence ATGGCCTGCATCGGTATAGACATAGGTTCGACCGCGACAAAGGGAGTTTTATGGAATGGTCGGAGCTTTTCCTTTTATATTACGCCGACCGGTTGGACGCCCAATGAAAGCGCGAAAAAGGCCGTGGCGAAAATCCAAAAACGCGGGCGCATCATGCAAAACGACGGCCTTTTTATCACCGCGACGGGCTACGGCAGAAACGTTTTTCAAGCGGATAAACGCGTAACTGAGATAACTTGCCATGCGGCAGGCGCGCATTACCTCCTGCCGGAGGCAACGACAGTGCTTGATATAGGCGGGCAGGACTCAAAAGTGATCTCTCTGGGACCAGACGGCAAAGTAACCGATTTTCTGATGAATGACAAATGCGCTGCCGGCACGGGCCGCTTTCTGCAAAATATGGCTGTGCATCTTGGATACACCCTTTCGGACTTCTGTTGTATCACGGAAAGCGCTGCGGCGCACCCCATAAACAATATGTGCGCCGTCTTTGCTGAATCTGAAGTCATAGGGCTTATATCGCAGGGCGTCTCAAAGGAGGCCATCTGCCTGGGGCTGCTTGACTCAGTAGCTCAGCGCGCCGTCAACCTGCTTTCAAGACTTTCAGAACACGGAGACATTTGCTTCTCTGGAGGTTGCGCGCAAAACGAGCTGCTCAGAAAGCTCATTGAGAAAAAGACTAAACGAAGAGTGGTAACACCAGACCGGGCGCAGTTCGTTGGGGCTATTGGAGCGGCGCTCATTGGAGCCGGGCTCTAA
- a CDS encoding MogA/MoaB family molybdenum cofactor biosynthesis protein: protein MRILRLWAPSLIGDHTLCYVHTNKEGSTCINEVATPVCAAVAGEPLDGELYEGSMTIVLSPEAKLHDGDFLSVGDAGTLLLWHEETRRFSVCTAGFLGVSESVEIWRPIRCAVLTVSDKGSRGERIDTAGPELEALALSQGCVTEARKIVPDDKDAICETVKEWAASGINLILTTGGTGLSPRDNTPEALLSIAEKTVPGFGEMMRMETLRFTPRSFLTRSVAVTLGASLVIAFPGSRRGAGQCFGAITGGLRHAVETLIGSSRECGNAGK from the coding sequence ATGAGGATATTGAGATTATGGGCGCCGTCGCTCATTGGCGACCACACGCTTTGCTACGTTCATACAAACAAAGAGGGCAGCACCTGCATCAACGAGGTGGCAACGCCGGTCTGCGCGGCAGTAGCAGGCGAACCGCTTGACGGGGAGCTGTACGAGGGTTCGATGACGATAGTCCTTTCGCCGGAGGCTAAACTTCACGATGGAGATTTTCTTTCTGTTGGCGACGCCGGCACGCTGCTTTTGTGGCACGAAGAGACGCGGCGCTTTTCCGTCTGCACGGCGGGCTTTCTCGGCGTCTCTGAATCCGTTGAGATATGGCGTCCAATAAGATGCGCCGTGCTTACTGTGAGCGACAAAGGCAGCCGCGGCGAACGCATAGACACGGCTGGCCCTGAGCTTGAAGCGCTTGCGCTTTCGCAGGGCTGCGTAACAGAGGCGAGAAAAATAGTGCCCGACGACAAAGACGCGATATGCGAAACGGTAAAAGAATGGGCGGCCTCCGGTATAAACCTCATCCTGACCACAGGCGGAACTGGCCTTTCGCCGCGCGACAACACGCCCGAGGCGCTCCTTTCAATAGCGGAGAAGACAGTCCCCGGCTTTGGAGAGATGATGCGCATGGAGACGCTGAGGTTCACGCCGCGTTCGTTCCTGACGCGTTCGGTAGCGGTCACGCTGGGCGCCTCTCTTGTCATAGCCTTCCCCGGCAGCAGACGCGGAGCGGGGCAGTGCTTCGGCGCGATAACTGGCGGCCTGCGGCACGCGGTGGAAACGCTCATCGGAAGCTCCCGCGAATGCGGAAACGCCGGAAAATAA
- the moaC gene encoding cyclic pyranopterin monophosphate synthase MoaC, translating into MGEYTHFDAEGRPTLVDVSGKSVTKRTAWAEGWLDLPDAIYDTVSQGSVKKGDPFSIAELGGIMGAKRTPELIPLCHTIRLDNIKVRCELDCEKRALKITCEATASEVTGVEMEALTGVSVAALTFYDMCKGIDKGMVIRDIRLLRKTGGKSGEWNAEGGYNK; encoded by the coding sequence TTGGGCGAATACACGCATTTTGACGCGGAGGGCCGTCCCACGCTGGTGGACGTAAGCGGCAAGTCCGTCACGAAACGCACAGCATGGGCCGAAGGGTGGCTCGACCTGCCTGACGCGATCTATGACACCGTCTCGCAGGGCTCGGTAAAAAAGGGCGATCCGTTTTCCATAGCGGAGCTTGGCGGCATCATGGGAGCCAAAAGGACGCCGGAGCTTATTCCGCTCTGCCACACGATAAGGCTTGACAACATAAAGGTGAGATGTGAGCTGGACTGCGAAAAACGCGCGCTGAAAATAACCTGCGAGGCGACTGCCTCCGAGGTGACCGGCGTCGAGATGGAGGCGCTTACCGGCGTCTCCGTGGCCGCGCTCACCTTCTACGATATGTGCAAGGGAATAGACAAAGGCATGGTGATCCGCGACATACGCCTGCTGCGCAAGACTGGCGGAAAAAGCGGAGAATGGAACGCCGAGGGAGGATATAATAAATGA
- the moaA gene encoding GTP 3',8-cyclase MoaA — translation MAQLTEAKRELKDDFGRRLNYVRISVTDRCNFRCTYCMPEEGVTCLSHSDILRYEDIMFLCGIFTKLGVGKFRFTGGEPLVRKGMVPFLKELKEAYPNIKTAITTNASLLRRYAPELAEASLHSINISLDTLDADKFKNVTRIGTIDEVLDGIRAAKSAGINNMKLNTVLIRGFNDHEITDLLLFARREGLLLRLIEFMPLEEEVWNKESFISGEEILSMLPDGASWVKNTNSSCEDGPAQYYFNEKTGDTIGIITAVSNHFCQSCNRLRVSAEGKLRTCLFNPKETELKELIIRRDGAALMEKILESVREKPRCWNDINTGNLHMSGIGG, via the coding sequence ATGGCCCAACTAACGGAAGCAAAGAGGGAGCTAAAAGACGATTTCGGCAGGCGCCTCAATTACGTTCGGATATCGGTGACGGACAGGTGTAATTTCAGATGCACCTACTGTATGCCGGAAGAGGGCGTCACCTGCCTCAGCCATTCCGACATTCTGCGCTACGAGGACATCATGTTTCTCTGCGGCATCTTTACGAAGCTCGGCGTCGGCAAATTTCGCTTCACCGGCGGAGAGCCGCTGGTGAGAAAGGGAATGGTCCCCTTTCTTAAAGAGCTTAAAGAGGCGTATCCAAATATAAAGACCGCGATAACCACAAACGCGTCGCTGCTTCGCAGATACGCCCCCGAACTCGCGGAGGCCTCGCTCCATTCAATAAATATCAGCCTCGACACGCTGGACGCCGATAAATTTAAAAACGTGACGCGCATCGGGACGATTGACGAGGTGCTGGACGGCATCAGGGCCGCAAAAAGCGCCGGCATAAACAATATGAAGCTCAACACAGTCCTCATAAGGGGCTTCAACGACCATGAGATAACCGACCTGCTCCTCTTTGCGCGCCGCGAGGGGCTGCTGCTGCGGCTCATCGAATTTATGCCGCTTGAGGAAGAAGTATGGAACAAAGAGTCCTTCATAAGCGGCGAAGAGATACTTTCGATGCTGCCGGACGGCGCCTCATGGGTCAAAAATACCAACAGCTCATGCGAAGACGGCCCCGCGCAGTATTATTTCAACGAAAAGACGGGAGACACCATCGGCATCATCACAGCCGTCTCAAACCATTTCTGCCAAAGCTGCAACCGGCTTCGCGTCTCCGCCGAGGGCAAGCTCCGCACCTGCCTCTTCAACCCGAAAGAGACGGAGCTGAAAGAGCTGATAATAAGGCGCGACGGCGCGGCGCTCATGGAAAAGATACTGGAAAGCGTGCGCGAAAAGCCGCGCTGCTGGAACGACATAAACACGGGCAATCTGCACATGTCCGGAATAGGGGGTTAA
- a CDS encoding molybdopterin biosynthesis protein yields MAVNFPEHITLDEAWKILSSTFAKGAFDPERMTEITAALGHVLTRDITAGRNVPHYAASAVDGYALASAATAGASAATPTRAASGQYQWMNTGAALPDWADSVLMVEDSSLEDDTLVIYKPLTPSANVRPLGEDVMAGQIIAREGDVVTPALVSLFLCSGIDAVPVKRRIRSLFIPTGDEIISREEWLAKEHQKSGTVAESNSLFVSASFKEWGFEVDVAPILPDNPQILKEYVKKGAEYYDLVMVGAGSAKGKRDHTIEVFSELGRVLFRGVRMKPGRPAMAAEIEGKPVICLPGFPMSTTVALWSLVYPLLLQFSGEREALVSQIKKALGTKDIWHTKLLVQHSSGQGIEEWLRMKTALVGGTLYSWALTSGASVLWALAEADGIAMLPASALECEKGTDVELWMTRRPDIERRALFQGSDDPAIQLLVTPIRRRGADLASRAVGSMGGLAALSRGECHVAAAHLLDEESGLYNDSFIERFSKGQKWRRVLVFYRTQGIIVQRGNPKQIENFKDLCTKDIVFSNRQPGAGTRVLFDHLLRENKTAPEAIKGYSQICTTHMEAANRVYTGLADATLGIKSAADALGLDFIPLAEEPYELVIPEAFIGHPGIAALLEALNDEEWRKKVDEMGGYRWPN; encoded by the coding sequence GTGGCAGTGAACTTTCCTGAACATATAACTTTAGATGAAGCGTGGAAGATACTTTCTTCGACATTCGCAAAGGGCGCATTCGACCCGGAGCGCATGACGGAGATAACGGCGGCTCTCGGACATGTGCTTACGCGCGATATAACGGCGGGGCGCAACGTTCCGCATTACGCGGCCTCCGCGGTAGACGGATACGCGCTTGCGTCGGCCGCTACAGCGGGCGCGTCCGCCGCTACTCCCACGCGCGCAGCGAGTGGACAATACCAGTGGATGAACACTGGAGCTGCGCTGCCGGACTGGGCCGATTCTGTGCTTATGGTGGAGGACTCATCGCTTGAAGATGATACGCTGGTCATTTATAAGCCACTGACGCCCTCCGCAAACGTGCGGCCTCTTGGAGAGGATGTGATGGCCGGTCAGATAATAGCGCGCGAGGGCGACGTCGTAACTCCGGCGCTCGTGTCTCTTTTTCTCTGCTCCGGCATCGACGCCGTTCCTGTAAAAAGAAGGATACGTTCACTCTTCATCCCTACGGGGGATGAGATAATATCCCGCGAGGAATGGCTTGCAAAAGAACATCAGAAGTCCGGCACGGTGGCGGAGAGCAACTCACTTTTTGTCTCGGCCTCGTTCAAAGAGTGGGGCTTTGAGGTGGACGTTGCACCGATACTGCCCGACAATCCCCAGATATTAAAAGAATACGTCAAAAAGGGCGCGGAGTACTATGACCTCGTAATGGTGGGCGCAGGCTCTGCAAAGGGCAAGCGCGACCACACGATAGAGGTCTTTTCGGAACTTGGGCGCGTTCTTTTCAGAGGCGTGCGCATGAAGCCGGGACGTCCGGCGATGGCGGCGGAGATAGAGGGCAAGCCCGTTATATGTCTGCCCGGCTTTCCGATGTCCACCACGGTCGCGCTGTGGTCGCTCGTATATCCGCTGCTTTTGCAGTTTTCTGGAGAACGGGAGGCGCTTGTCTCTCAGATAAAAAAAGCGCTCGGAACAAAAGATATATGGCATACGAAGCTGCTTGTGCAGCATTCTTCGGGGCAGGGCATTGAAGAATGGCTGCGTATGAAGACGGCCCTTGTCGGCGGCACGCTCTACTCATGGGCGCTGACATCGGGCGCGAGCGTGCTATGGGCGCTCGCGGAGGCGGACGGCATCGCGATGCTTCCTGCCTCCGCCCTTGAATGCGAAAAGGGGACGGACGTAGAACTCTGGATGACGCGCAGGCCGGATATAGAACGCCGCGCGCTCTTTCAAGGCTCGGACGACCCGGCTATACAGCTTCTTGTGACGCCTATACGCAGGCGCGGAGCGGATCTTGCTTCGCGCGCTGTGGGCAGCATGGGCGGCCTGGCCGCGCTCTCGCGCGGAGAATGCCACGTGGCGGCGGCCCATCTTCTTGACGAAGAGAGCGGCCTCTACAACGATTCCTTCATCGAGCGTTTTTCAAAGGGGCAAAAGTGGCGCCGCGTGCTCGTCTTCTACAGAACTCAGGGCATCATCGTCCAGCGCGGGAACCCGAAGCAAATAGAAAATTTCAAAGACCTATGCACAAAGGATATAGTTTTTTCAAACAGACAGCCGGGGGCGGGCACGCGGGTGCTTTTTGACCACCTTCTGCGCGAAAACAAAACCGCGCCGGAGGCGATAAAGGGCTACTCGCAGATATGCACCACGCACATGGAGGCGGCAAACCGCGTATACACCGGCCTTGCGGACGCGACGCTTGGCATAAAGTCCGCGGCCGACGCGCTTGGCCTTGACTTCATCCCTCTTGCCGAGGAGCCGTACGAGCTTGTCATTCCAGAGGCATTCATCGGCCACCCCGGCATCGCGGCGCTGCTTGAGGCGCTGAACGACGAAGAGTGGCGCAAAAAAGTTGACGAAATGGGTGGATACAGATGGCCCAACTAA
- a CDS encoding molybdopterin molybdotransferase MoeA: protein MAGFVKKVISRKEALDEISLALSFPWNVRQTVLPLGDAIGRRCAAEVTSAEDYPPYSRSLRDGYAVRHADANGATQGTPLFLNKRGEVRMGVVPDFAVSASEAASIPTGGLLPEGADAVVMLEDTDCTGGWIEVRRGVQAGENVIHKGEEIKAGQRLLEKGSLVDFKTIGLLATAGLTELSVMAPKISILSTGDEIVPSETKEVPPGSIRDVNGWNLKALLASYGFHADYRGIVSDDGAEFEARFHKELASCDILILSGGSSVGMRDRCSQLLEAMPAPGLLVRGLNIVPGKPTLAAADACARKIAVSLPGHPLSCLTAAFVFLLPLIARMACEEPFFCGVRTRLPLACDVAARTGPEEFIPCALTPDGKARPLSAKSGYISVLSKADGLIRIAEDAETKRAGEDTEVWLWQ from the coding sequence ATGGCCGGATTTGTAAAAAAAGTCATCTCAAGAAAAGAGGCGCTGGATGAAATTTCGCTTGCGCTCTCTTTTCCGTGGAACGTGAGGCAGACGGTCCTGCCGCTTGGCGACGCGATAGGCAGGCGCTGCGCAGCAGAGGTGACGAGCGCGGAGGACTACCCGCCCTACAGCAGAAGCCTGAGGGACGGTTACGCGGTGCGCCATGCGGACGCGAACGGCGCTACGCAAGGCACGCCCCTTTTTCTGAATAAACGCGGCGAGGTCCGCATGGGCGTCGTGCCTGATTTTGCCGTTTCAGCATCGGAGGCCGCCTCCATTCCTACCGGCGGCCTGCTGCCAGAGGGCGCGGACGCAGTAGTCATGCTTGAAGACACGGACTGCACCGGAGGCTGGATAGAGGTGCGCCGCGGCGTTCAGGCCGGAGAAAACGTCATCCATAAGGGCGAGGAGATAAAGGCGGGGCAGAGGCTGCTTGAGAAAGGCAGCCTCGTAGATTTCAAGACTATAGGGCTGCTCGCCACCGCGGGCCTCACAGAACTTTCCGTGATGGCTCCCAAAATTTCTATTCTATCTACTGGCGACGAAATAGTGCCGTCGGAGACAAAAGAGGTACCGCCCGGCTCCATACGCGACGTCAACGGCTGGAACCTTAAGGCGCTGCTTGCCTCCTACGGCTTTCACGCGGATTACCGCGGAATAGTGAGCGACGACGGCGCGGAGTTTGAGGCGCGTTTTCACAAAGAGCTTGCCTCGTGCGACATTCTTATACTTAGCGGCGGTTCCTCCGTCGGGATGCGCGACCGCTGTTCGCAGCTCCTGGAGGCGATGCCCGCCCCAGGGCTGCTTGTACGGGGCCTCAACATCGTGCCGGGCAAGCCTACGCTTGCCGCAGCAGACGCCTGCGCGCGCAAAATCGCGGTAAGCCTGCCCGGACATCCGCTTTCGTGCCTTACGGCGGCCTTTGTCTTTCTGCTTCCACTGATTGCGCGAATGGCGTGCGAAGAACCATTTTTCTGCGGCGTGCGCACGCGGCTTCCGCTTGCCTGCGACGTTGCGGCAAGAACTGGCCCGGAGGAGTTCATCCCCTGCGCCCTCACCCCGGACGGCAAAGCGCGCCCGCTTTCCGCGAAATCAGGGTATATATCGGTGCTTTCCAAGGCGGACGGCCTTATCCGTATAGCTGAGGACGCCGAAACGAAAAGGGCGGGAGAAGATACGGAGGTATGGCTGTGGCAGTGA